The proteins below are encoded in one region of Pontibacter deserti:
- a CDS encoding sugar phosphate nucleotidyltransferase — MRIIIPMAGMGKRMRPHTLTVPKPLIPIAGKPIVQRLVEDIAKVCHEPIEEVAFIIGHFGEAVENDLKSIAQQIGAKGTIVYQEEALGTAHAIMCAKESLDSKVVVAFADTLFKADFKLDTNSDGTIWVQRVEDPRAFGVVKLNESGEITDFIEKPQEFVSDMAIIGIYYFRDGAYLRSELQYLLDNNIMDKGEYQLTNALENMKNKGTRFIPAVISEWLDCGNKNATVYTNQRYLEYIKNEQGLVASTAKLVNSVVIPPVYIGENVVIENSVVGPHASIGNNSSLTNSIVSNSIVQESTSIKNGNITNSMLGNFVSYERSQSDLSLGDYNTLLE; from the coding sequence ATGAGGATAATTATACCTATGGCCGGAATGGGCAAGCGTATGCGCCCACATACTTTAACTGTTCCTAAACCACTTATACCTATTGCGGGTAAGCCAATTGTGCAGCGCCTTGTAGAAGACATTGCCAAAGTTTGCCACGAGCCTATTGAGGAGGTGGCTTTCATTATCGGCCATTTTGGCGAGGCTGTTGAGAATGACCTGAAAAGTATAGCTCAACAGATTGGCGCCAAAGGAACTATAGTTTACCAGGAAGAAGCCCTGGGAACTGCGCACGCCATTATGTGTGCCAAAGAGTCGCTGGACAGCAAAGTAGTAGTAGCTTTTGCAGATACACTTTTCAAAGCTGATTTTAAACTGGACACCAATTCAGATGGAACGATCTGGGTGCAGCGCGTGGAAGACCCACGTGCATTTGGTGTAGTTAAACTGAATGAGAGCGGCGAGATCACAGACTTCATAGAAAAACCACAGGAGTTTGTTTCTGATATGGCCATTATCGGGATCTACTATTTCCGTGACGGTGCTTACCTGCGCAGCGAACTGCAGTACCTGTTGGATAACAACATCATGGACAAAGGCGAGTACCAGTTAACAAACGCCCTAGAGAACATGAAGAACAAAGGCACCAGGTTTATACCTGCTGTTATCTCTGAGTGGTTAGATTGCGGAAATAAAAACGCAACTGTTTATACTAATCAACGCTATTTAGAGTATATAAAGAATGAGCAGGGCCTGGTAGCTTCTACAGCTAAATTGGTTAACTCAGTGGTTATTCCGCCGGTATATATAGGAGAGAATGTAGTGATAGAAAATTCTGTAGTGGGACCGCATGCATCTATCGGCAACAACAGCAGTTTAACTAACTCCATCGTAAGCAACTCCATTGTACAGGAGAGTACTTCGATCAAAAACGGGAACATAACAAACTCAATGCTGGGCAATTTTGTTTCCTATGAAAGAAGCCAGTCGGACCTGAGCCTTGGCGACTACAATACGCTTTTAGAATAG
- a CDS encoding lipopolysaccharide biosynthesis protein, which yields MSIAKKLVGQTAAYGLSSIVGRMLNYLLIPIYTSVFLTEEYGVVTYLYAFVGFFNVLYTYGMETAFFRFANKQGADKYKIYNQVLSAILTSSVILTSILMLLSGPIADYKNFSEQEQNYILWLAAILAIDAIVAIPFAWLRLQGKAVKFASIKMANIIITVVANVFFLWFCREIYNGTFLPSLRPFITSIYDPTFGIGYIFLINLAANALLIPMLWKELRIFRLNLNFNQLRPLLVYAYPIMLMGMAGMVNEMIDRILLEEWLPESFYPGRSNTAAVGIYGACYKLSIFMTLAIQAFRYAAEPFFFSQSEDKNSPQTFAIIMKWFVIICAAMFLFISVFRDDFGYLFLRKPEYREGLMVVPVLLLANLFLGVYYNLSVWFKLTDKTKYGTYISFAGAAITILLNLLLIPVLGYMGSAIATLVCYFSMALASYLLGNRHYPIPYPVKTIAGYILFATALVWATIAIDIENWWARHAFNLAVCIAFAAVVWLSERRRLLKL from the coding sequence ATGAGTATAGCCAAGAAACTGGTCGGGCAGACTGCTGCCTATGGTTTAAGCAGTATAGTTGGGCGCATGCTCAATTATCTGCTAATACCCATCTATACCAGTGTTTTTCTAACCGAAGAGTATGGCGTAGTAACTTATCTGTATGCGTTTGTCGGCTTTTTTAACGTGCTGTATACCTATGGCATGGAAACCGCTTTTTTCCGGTTCGCCAACAAGCAGGGTGCTGACAAGTATAAAATCTACAACCAGGTACTCAGCGCTATCTTAACCAGCAGTGTTATACTTACCAGTATACTTATGCTGCTCTCGGGGCCTATTGCAGATTATAAGAACTTCTCGGAACAGGAACAGAATTACATCCTTTGGCTGGCGGCTATACTTGCCATCGATGCTATAGTTGCCATACCTTTTGCCTGGCTCCGCCTGCAGGGTAAAGCTGTAAAGTTTGCCTCCATTAAAATGGCAAACATTATAATTACAGTAGTTGCCAATGTATTCTTCCTGTGGTTTTGCCGAGAGATCTATAACGGTACATTTTTACCAAGCCTGCGCCCCTTTATAACATCTATTTATGATCCGACTTTTGGTATTGGTTACATCTTCCTGATAAACCTGGCAGCAAATGCGCTACTCATACCCATGCTATGGAAAGAGTTGCGCATTTTCAGGTTAAATCTGAATTTCAATCAATTACGGCCACTGCTGGTTTATGCTTACCCGATCATGTTAATGGGCATGGCTGGTATGGTAAACGAAATGATCGACCGCATTTTGTTAGAAGAATGGTTGCCAGAAAGCTTTTACCCGGGCCGTAGCAATACAGCTGCAGTTGGTATTTACGGTGCCTGTTATAAGCTTTCTATCTTCATGACGCTGGCTATTCAGGCATTCCGTTATGCCGCCGAGCCGTTTTTCTTTTCCCAGTCTGAGGATAAAAATTCTCCGCAGACCTTTGCCATCATCATGAAATGGTTTGTGATCATCTGCGCGGCTATGTTCCTGTTCATTTCTGTGTTCCGTGACGATTTTGGCTATTTATTTCTGCGCAAACCAGAATACCGTGAAGGATTAATGGTAGTACCGGTACTGTTGCTCGCGAATCTGTTCCTGGGTGTTTACTATAACCTGTCGGTGTGGTTTAAGCTTACTGATAAAACAAAGTATGGCACCTACATCAGCTTTGCCGGAGCAGCCATTACGATACTTTTAAACCTGCTGCTTATACCTGTGTTGGGATACATGGGCTCGGCTATAGCAACATTGGTTTGCTACTTTAGTATGGCACTTGCCAGTTACCTGCTGGGCAACCGCCACTACCCTATTCCATACCCAGTAAAAACTATAGCCGGCTATATACTATTCGCTACAGCGTTGGTTTGGGCAACTATAGCTATTGATATCGAAAACTGGTGGGCGCGTCACGCTTTTAACCTAGCTGTGTGCATAGCCTTTGCAGCTGTAGTCTGGCTGTCTGAGCGTCGTCGCCTGCTTAAACTATAA
- the infB gene encoding translation initiation factor IF-2 — protein MAEEQTRRLKQVATTLNIGTSTIVDYLSAKGFDVENKPTTKITAEQFSMLAKEFASSMQDKIEAHELNIGKKPQTNQVVESEVHHHEVKKTAEPEQEIFIKTVHQPKGETAEPKTPEAPAKPAETAPEPKLPGIKVLGKIELDAKGNPIPKQAPKPAPAPAPAPVATPAPVAEKPAPAPAPVAEKPSAPAPEAPAPAAPVKPVEQPAPAAKKPATPAPAQPAAPVAEKPAAPATPVTATPEKVAAPTTAPEPTPAAPGKPSEQESEPIETITAKADQLKGLTVLGKIELPDSSRRKGTKPVASSDDRKAGKKKKRKRIIVPTEGGQQPSQQQQGGGQGQGQGQGPRPGGGQQGGGRPHGGGAPHHGQGPRPAGGGRNQQRSTFTPRPEKAEVTDKEIQEQIKATLAKLSGGKGAGGNRAKYRREKRSAIADATEERRMMEAAESKTLRVTEFVSANDLASLMNVSVNDVIKVCMQLGMFVSINQRLDAEAITIIADEFGYSVDFITSEDEQALEHIEEDAEENLEERAPIVTIMGHVDHGKTSLLDYIRDANVTAGEAGGITQHIGAYKVKTESGRTVTFLDTPGHEAFTAMRARGAKVTDVVIIVVAADDSVMPQTKEAINHAQAAGVPIIIALNKIDKPSANPDKVREELAQMNILVEEWGGKYQSQEVSAKTGQGVNDLLEKVLLEAELLELKANKNRNAVGTVIEAALDKGRGYVATMLVQTGTLHVGDVVLAGSHYGRVKAMTDHRGRKMKEAGPSTPVQLLGLDGAPQAGDKFVVMESEREAREIASSRAQVQREQSLRTRKHITLDEIGRRLAIGTFKELNVIVKGDVDGSVEALSDSLLKLSTPEVQVSIINKGVGAISESDVLLASASDAIIIGFQVRPSQNARKLAEQEQIDVRLYSIIYDAINEVKDAMEGMLAPTLKEEITGNAEVRDVFKITKVGTIAGCMVTDGTIQRNNKVRLVRDGIVVLDGEILALKRFKDDVSEVRQGFECGISLKNYNDIQVGDIIEAYVEKEVKRTL, from the coding sequence ATGGCAGAAGAACAAACAAGGAGGCTTAAACAGGTTGCGACTACGTTGAACATTGGTACATCTACCATTGTGGACTACCTCTCTGCTAAAGGTTTTGACGTGGAAAATAAACCCACTACCAAAATCACGGCAGAGCAGTTCAGTATGCTGGCTAAAGAATTCGCTTCCTCTATGCAGGACAAAATAGAGGCACACGAACTTAATATTGGTAAAAAGCCGCAAACAAACCAGGTAGTTGAGTCAGAAGTGCACCACCATGAAGTAAAGAAAACTGCAGAACCTGAGCAGGAGATCTTTATTAAAACAGTGCACCAGCCAAAAGGCGAAACAGCTGAACCAAAAACACCTGAAGCACCTGCAAAACCAGCAGAAACTGCTCCTGAGCCTAAATTGCCAGGCATAAAAGTACTGGGCAAAATAGAGCTGGATGCAAAAGGTAACCCGATACCAAAGCAGGCTCCAAAGCCAGCTCCAGCACCGGCTCCTGCGCCTGTGGCAACACCAGCACCAGTAGCTGAGAAACCTGCTCCGGCCCCTGCGCCTGTAGCAGAAAAACCATCAGCTCCGGCACCGGAAGCACCAGCTCCTGCTGCCCCTGTAAAACCAGTTGAACAGCCAGCTCCCGCAGCTAAAAAACCAGCAACGCCTGCGCCTGCGCAACCGGCGGCTCCAGTTGCTGAAAAGCCTGCGGCACCTGCGACACCAGTAACAGCTACCCCTGAGAAGGTGGCGGCACCAACCACTGCACCTGAGCCAACGCCAGCTGCACCCGGAAAACCTTCGGAACAAGAGTCAGAACCAATAGAAACAATTACAGCAAAAGCCGACCAGTTAAAAGGCCTTACTGTACTGGGCAAGATCGAATTACCAGACAGCTCACGCAGAAAAGGTACTAAACCTGTAGCTTCCTCAGATGATAGGAAAGCCGGTAAAAAGAAAAAGCGCAAGCGCATTATAGTTCCTACTGAAGGAGGCCAACAGCCTTCGCAACAACAGCAGGGTGGTGGCCAAGGCCAGGGACAGGGTCAAGGCCCACGTCCGGGTGGAGGACAACAAGGTGGCGGCCGTCCTCATGGCGGTGGAGCACCACACCATGGGCAGGGCCCACGTCCTGCAGGTGGTGGCAGAAACCAACAGCGCAGCACATTTACTCCACGTCCTGAAAAGGCAGAAGTTACTGATAAAGAAATCCAGGAGCAGATTAAGGCAACTCTTGCCAAACTGAGTGGCGGTAAAGGAGCTGGAGGTAACAGAGCCAAGTATCGTCGTGAGAAACGTTCAGCTATTGCCGATGCAACAGAAGAGCGCCGTATGATGGAAGCCGCAGAGTCTAAGACACTGCGCGTAACTGAATTCGTATCGGCAAACGACCTTGCATCACTGATGAACGTGAGTGTGAACGACGTTATTAAGGTGTGTATGCAACTTGGTATGTTCGTTTCCATTAACCAACGTCTGGATGCAGAAGCGATCACTATTATTGCAGATGAGTTCGGTTATTCTGTTGACTTCATTACAAGTGAAGACGAACAGGCACTGGAGCATATAGAAGAGGATGCAGAAGAAAACCTGGAAGAACGTGCTCCGATCGTTACGATCATGGGTCACGTTGACCACGGTAAAACTTCATTACTTGACTACATCCGTGATGCGAACGTAACAGCCGGTGAAGCCGGTGGTATTACACAGCACATTGGTGCCTATAAAGTAAAAACAGAAAGCGGACGTACAGTTACGTTCCTGGATACACCTGGTCACGAAGCCTTTACAGCGATGCGTGCCCGTGGTGCCAAAGTAACGGACGTTGTTATTATTGTGGTAGCAGCCGACGACTCGGTGATGCCTCAGACAAAAGAAGCAATCAACCACGCGCAGGCAGCCGGTGTACCAATTATCATTGCACTTAACAAAATAGATAAACCATCTGCTAACCCGGACAAAGTTCGTGAAGAGCTTGCTCAAATGAACATTCTGGTGGAAGAATGGGGTGGTAAATATCAGTCTCAGGAAGTATCAGCAAAAACTGGCCAAGGTGTAAATGACCTGCTGGAGAAAGTATTGCTGGAAGCAGAACTACTGGAACTGAAAGCTAACAAAAACAGAAATGCAGTAGGTACTGTAATTGAAGCTGCTCTGGATAAGGGCCGTGGATATGTAGCTACAATGCTGGTACAAACCGGTACACTTCATGTGGGTGATGTAGTATTGGCAGGCTCGCATTACGGTAGAGTAAAAGCGATGACTGACCACCGTGGCCGCAAGATGAAAGAAGCTGGCCCATCTACTCCGGTTCAGTTACTGGGTCTGGACGGCGCTCCACAGGCAGGTGATAAATTTGTTGTAATGGAGTCTGAACGTGAAGCCCGTGAAATTGCATCAAGCAGAGCACAGGTACAGCGTGAACAAAGCTTACGTACCCGTAAACACATCACACTTGATGAAATCGGTCGTCGTCTGGCAATTGGTACTTTCAAAGAACTGAACGTGATTGTTAAAGGTGACGTGGATGGTTCGGTAGAAGCACTTTCTGACTCATTACTGAAACTGTCTACTCCGGAAGTTCAGGTAAGCATCATCAACAAAGGGGTGGGTGCCATCTCCGAATCTGATGTATTGCTGGCATCTGCTTCAGATGCGATCATCATCGGTTTCCAGGTTCGTCCGTCACAGAATGCGCGTAAACTGGCAGAGCAGGAGCAAATAGATGTGCGCCTGTACTCTATCATCTACGATGCCATAAACGAAGTGAAGGATGCCATGGAAGGTATGCTTGCTCCTACCCTGAAAGAAGAGATTACAGGTAACGCAGAAGTGCGTGATGTGTTCAAGATCACAAAGGTAGGTACTATTGCAGGTTGTATGGTTACAGATGGTACAATTCAGCGTAACAACAAGGTGCGTTTAGTACGTGATGGTATAGTAGTACTGGATGGTGAGATACTGGCTCTGAAGCGTTTCAAAGATGATGTGTCTGAAGTAAGACAAGGCTTTGAGTGCGGTATCAGCCTGAAAAACTACAACGACATACAGGTAGGTGATATTATCGAAGCTTACGTTGAAAAAGAAGTGAAGCGTACTCTATAA
- a CDS encoding enoyl-CoA hydratase/isomerase family protein — MATYENLLLNIQDGILTITINRADKMNALNIDTVREIKAAMQQVYDDASIKGVIITGAGAKAFVAGADIAEIAELSEVNARNFAERGQDVFSMIEHCNKPVIAAVNGFALGGGCELAMACHMRVATTNAKFGQPEVNLGLIPGYGGTQRLPLLIGRGKALEMMMTGDMISADEAKALGLVNHVVAPEELFSTCETILQKIMGKAPLAIGLVIECVNAVFDKEENGFQTEANSFARCCASEDFVEGTNAFLEKRKPAFKGL, encoded by the coding sequence ATGGCCACTTACGAAAACCTGCTGCTGAACATTCAAGACGGCATCCTGACAATAACTATAAACAGGGCTGACAAGATGAACGCACTTAACATTGATACTGTGCGCGAGATAAAGGCAGCAATGCAGCAAGTATATGATGATGCAAGTATAAAAGGTGTGATCATTACTGGGGCAGGTGCAAAAGCGTTTGTAGCCGGTGCAGACATTGCCGAGATTGCAGAACTTAGTGAAGTAAACGCAAGAAACTTTGCTGAGCGTGGTCAGGATGTTTTTAGCATGATCGAGCATTGTAACAAGCCTGTTATTGCCGCTGTTAATGGTTTTGCACTGGGTGGAGGTTGTGAACTGGCTATGGCCTGCCATATGCGTGTGGCTACTACCAATGCTAAATTCGGGCAGCCGGAAGTTAATTTAGGTTTGATACCTGGTTATGGTGGCACGCAGCGCCTGCCTTTATTAATTGGCAGAGGCAAAGCCTTAGAGATGATGATGACCGGTGATATGATCTCAGCTGATGAAGCAAAAGCCCTTGGTCTTGTGAATCATGTGGTAGCTCCGGAAGAATTATTCTCTACCTGCGAAACTATACTTCAGAAGATAATGGGCAAAGCTCCACTGGCTATCGGGCTGGTAATTGAGTGTGTAAATGCCGTATTTGATAAAGAAGAAAACGGTTTCCAGACAGAGGCCAATTCTTTTGCACGTTGCTGCGCTTCCGAAGATTTTGTAGAAGGAACAAACGCCTTTCTTGAAAAACGCAAACCTGCCTTTAAAGGCCTATAG
- a CDS encoding DUF4292 domain-containing protein has translation MNKILLYGLLSIAILSGCKKEVVPAAAETVTETVGRVSVKNIEFNYLTAKGQLKLEDKGETTSSGYTLRIKKDSVIWVSVQPGLGIEAARLKVTQDSVHLINRIHKEYLATDYSFLSDKFQVNMNYEVLQAILLGNYQAQGQEKVMDADQLQHIQQLRTNLLFDYFVGRDSQKLQQLNVKDQQTQNTIIVKYNNFQEVGQVAFAHEMAAEVQQKGIASTFTLNHTKVTTTDEILTFPFAVPSDYKRL, from the coding sequence ATGAATAAGATTCTTCTGTATGGCCTGCTAAGTATAGCTATACTTTCGGGTTGCAAGAAAGAAGTAGTACCAGCTGCTGCCGAAACTGTTACCGAAACCGTTGGACGCGTATCGGTTAAAAATATTGAATTTAATTACCTGACTGCCAAAGGCCAGCTTAAACTGGAAGATAAAGGCGAAACCACCAGCTCCGGCTATACACTCCGTATTAAAAAAGACAGCGTGATCTGGGTATCGGTGCAGCCAGGTTTGGGTATAGAAGCTGCCCGCTTGAAAGTAACACAAGACTCTGTTCACCTGATCAACCGCATACACAAAGAGTACCTGGCAACCGATTATAGTTTCCTGAGCGACAAGTTTCAGGTAAACATGAACTATGAAGTGCTGCAGGCTATACTTTTAGGCAACTATCAGGCACAGGGCCAGGAAAAAGTAATGGACGCTGACCAGTTACAACACATCCAGCAGCTGCGCACCAACCTGCTCTTCGATTACTTTGTAGGTCGCGATAGCCAGAAATTGCAGCAACTGAATGTAAAAGACCAGCAGACACAAAACACCATTATTGTAAAGTATAACAACTTTCAGGAAGTGGGCCAGGTAGCGTTTGCACACGAAATGGCAGCTGAAGTACAACAGAAAGGTATAGCATCTACGTTCACGCTGAACCATACCAAAGTAACTACTACCGACGAAATCCTCACTTTCCCTTTCGCTGTTCCATCTGACTACAAGAGGCTATAA
- the mscL gene encoding large-conductance mechanosensitive channel protein MscL, with the protein MGFITEFKKFAVKGNVIDLAVGVVIGAAFGGITKSLVDDIIMPPLGLIISQVDFSALKLVLKDAVIENGKEIAPAVSINYGLFMQAVVNFLIIAFAIFLLVRTINRLREKEAAAPAPPANKEEVLLTEIRDILKNQSNSKPL; encoded by the coding sequence ATGGGTTTTATAACCGAGTTTAAAAAATTTGCAGTTAAAGGAAATGTAATAGACCTTGCCGTGGGTGTTGTTATTGGTGCCGCTTTTGGTGGTATTACCAAATCACTGGTGGATGATATCATAATGCCTCCGCTTGGGCTTATTATAAGTCAGGTAGATTTTAGTGCGCTTAAACTTGTGCTCAAAGATGCTGTTATAGAGAACGGAAAAGAAATAGCACCAGCTGTATCCATTAATTATGGTTTGTTCATGCAGGCTGTCGTGAATTTTCTGATTATAGCCTTTGCTATTTTCCTGTTGGTGCGCACTATTAACCGGCTCCGCGAAAAAGAAGCTGCCGCACCAGCGCCGCCCGCTAATAAAGAAGAAGTTCTACTCACAGAAATACGCGACATTCTTAAGAATCAGTCTAATAGTAAGCCGCTGTAG
- the dut gene encoding dUTP diphosphatase, giving the protein MNNKNLPVNVINQSKHVLPHYQTEHSAGMDLRANLDAPVTLKPLQRALIPTGLFIELPEGHEAQIRPRSGLAYKHGISIVNSPGTIDADYRGEIKVLLINLSDQDFVVEDGERVAQMVVARYERVAWQEAESLTDTERGAGGYGSTGTK; this is encoded by the coding sequence ATGAACAACAAGAACTTGCCCGTTAACGTCATTAATCAATCCAAGCATGTATTGCCTCATTACCAGACCGAACACTCGGCTGGCATGGACCTGCGTGCCAACCTGGACGCACCTGTTACGTTAAAGCCGCTTCAGCGTGCACTTATACCTACAGGGCTATTCATAGAATTACCTGAAGGACACGAAGCACAGATTCGCCCAAGAAGCGGACTGGCATACAAACATGGTATTTCCATCGTTAACAGCCCGGGAACTATAGACGCCGATTACCGTGGCGAGATAAAAGTGCTGCTAATTAACTTGTCGGATCAGGATTTTGTAGTGGAAGATGGCGAGCGCGTAGCACAAATGGTAGTAGCCAGGTATGAGCGCGTAGCATGGCAGGAGGCAGAATCGCTAACCGATACAGAACGCGGTGCCGGCGGCTACGGAAGTACGGGCACAAAGTAG
- a CDS encoding tetratricopeptide repeat protein: protein MKSQFRNIVLVTCCIAFMATGAANAQLGKKKGKAQQATPAEVTAPAQPSEQEQLISESLFLDGVKHFMLEDYDKALQLFQKAYTLTPDNAAINYKLAETYMVLKNPKAATPFAQAAITKEPKNAYYYLLLAQLHTEQKQFTEAAQAYNDLMRNVPDSDQYLFQLADLYLSQSKYSDALKTYDRIEKKFGSMEQLSVNRQQIYLRQKNVPKAIEEGEKLLAGNPSDVRYFLAQAELYNANQQTDKAIVTLQKALRMEPNNPFAHLMLSDLHRQKGEREQSEKEIKLAFASPELDIDTKVRILVDLIRQLPNREIEDVSLELVDLTIQSHPEEAKAYAVAGDLQTIVGKKADARNNYLKAVKLDDSHFKIWQQIVLLDAELNESAALVKHSEQALELFPNQAIFWFYNGTGHLIEKNYDKAVKSLEHGKRLSVAEPDLVAQFNMQLGDGYNSLKDYKRSNESYEAVLEHDADNEHVLNNYSYFLSVRNENLTKAKEMASRLVQKFPNNPTYLDTYAWVLYKSGDYKNALKYLEQAVALSDDATIVEHYGDVLFKLGKKDEAIAQWQRAKLKGEASAFIDKKIKDKKLYE, encoded by the coding sequence ATGAAATCACAGTTCAGAAACATCGTTCTGGTTACGTGCTGCATCGCTTTTATGGCGACCGGTGCTGCCAATGCCCAACTGGGTAAAAAGAAAGGCAAAGCACAGCAGGCTACTCCGGCAGAGGTTACGGCACCAGCCCAGCCTTCGGAGCAGGAGCAGCTAATAAGCGAGTCGTTGTTTCTGGATGGAGTAAAACATTTTATGCTGGAGGACTACGACAAAGCCCTCCAGCTTTTTCAGAAAGCCTATACCCTGACGCCGGATAATGCAGCCATAAACTATAAGCTGGCTGAGACTTACATGGTGCTCAAGAACCCGAAAGCAGCCACTCCGTTTGCACAAGCGGCTATTACAAAAGAACCCAAAAACGCATATTATTATTTACTGCTGGCCCAACTGCACACCGAGCAGAAACAGTTTACCGAAGCCGCACAGGCCTACAATGACCTGATGCGTAATGTACCGGACTCTGATCAATACCTTTTCCAGTTAGCTGATTTATACTTATCTCAATCAAAATATAGTGATGCACTTAAGACTTATGATCGTATTGAGAAAAAGTTTGGTTCGATGGAGCAGCTCAGTGTAAACCGTCAACAGATTTATCTTCGTCAGAAAAACGTACCCAAAGCCATTGAAGAAGGTGAAAAACTATTGGCTGGCAACCCGAGCGATGTCCGCTACTTTCTGGCACAAGCCGAACTATACAATGCCAACCAGCAAACCGATAAAGCTATAGTTACCTTGCAAAAGGCGCTGCGTATGGAGCCAAACAATCCATTTGCACACCTGATGCTCTCAGACCTGCACCGCCAGAAAGGTGAGCGCGAGCAATCTGAAAAAGAAATTAAACTGGCCTTTGCCAGCCCTGAACTGGATATTGATACCAAAGTCCGTATCCTGGTTGATCTTATCCGGCAGCTGCCAAACCGCGAGATAGAAGATGTATCGCTGGAACTGGTTGACCTGACCATACAGAGCCACCCGGAAGAGGCCAAAGCTTATGCCGTAGCCGGCGACCTGCAAACCATAGTTGGTAAAAAAGCGGATGCCCGTAACAACTATCTGAAAGCTGTAAAACTGGATGATTCACACTTCAAGATATGGCAGCAGATCGTGTTGCTGGATGCAGAACTGAATGAATCAGCAGCATTGGTAAAACATTCGGAGCAGGCGTTGGAGCTTTTCCCGAACCAGGCAATTTTCTGGTTCTACAACGGCACAGGCCATCTTATTGAAAAGAATTACGACAAAGCTGTAAAATCGCTGGAACATGGCAAGCGCCTATCGGTGGCTGAGCCCGATCTGGTAGCCCAGTTTAATATGCAGTTAGGTGATGGCTATAATTCATTGAAAGACTATAAAAGATCAAACGAGTCGTACGAGGCAGTATTGGAACACGATGCTGATAACGAACACGTACTGAACAACTATAGTTACTTCCTTTCTGTCAGAAACGAAAACCTGACAAAAGCAAAAGAAATGGCATCACGCCTGGTTCAGAAATTCCCTAATAACCCTACATACCTAGATACTTATGCCTGGGTGCTTTACAAGTCCGGCGACTATAAAAATGCGCTGAAGTACCTGGAGCAGGCTGTAGCCCTTTCGGATGATGCCACTATTGTAGAGCATTATGGGGATGTGCTTTTCAAACTTGGCAAAAAAGACGAGGCCATTGCCCAGTGGCAGCGTGCCAAACTGAAAGGTGAAGCTTCGGCTTTCATCGATAAAAAGATAAAAGACAAAAAGCTTTATGAATAA